In Longimicrobium sp., the genomic window ACGGTGCGCAACGGCGGCAAGACCGAGATCCGCGTGGCCGATGACGGGCACGGCATGGGCCGCGAAGACGCGCTGCTGGCCATGGACCGCCACGCAACGAGCAAGATCCGCACGGAGCACGACCTGGCGGCCATACGCACCCTGGGTTTCCGCGGCGAGGCGCTGCCCTCCATCGCCTCCGTCAGCCGGATGGTGCTGGAAACGGCGGAGCGCGAGGGGCACGGCACGCGGGTCGTGGTCACGGGCGGGCAGATGGCCGCCGTGGAAGACTGCGCGCGCCGGGTGGGCACCACGGTGTCGGTGCGCAGCCTGTTCTTCAACGTGCCCGCG contains:
- the mutL gene encoding DNA mismatch repair endonuclease MutL produces the protein MPRRIQVLPEKLANQIAAGEVVERPASVVKELLENALDAGASRVDVTVRNGGKTEIRVADDGHGMGREDALLAMDRHATSKIRTEHDLAAIRTLGFRGEALPSIASVSRMVLETAEREGHGTRVVVTGGQMAAVEDCARRVGTTVSVRSLFFNVPA